The following proteins are co-located in the Theropithecus gelada isolate Dixy chromosome 19, Tgel_1.0, whole genome shotgun sequence genome:
- the MISP gene encoding mitotic interactor and substrate of PLK1 — translation MDRVTRYPILGIPQTHRATGLVLDGDTSYAYHLVCTGPEASGWGQDEPQTWSTDHKAQQGVGRRGVSYSVHAYPGQPSPRGLHSEDGEDEGSKVYRLGTRDAHQGRSTRTLRPEDEEDEEMKMYHLDAGDTVPRRPRDLERERWAVIQGQAVRKSGTVATLQGAPDHGDPRTPGPPRSTPLEENAVDREQIDFLAARQQFLSLEQANKEVPHSSPARGAPTGTSPGVSQAPKAFHKPHLANGHVVPIKPQVKGAVREENKVRAVPTWASVQVVDDPGSLAPVESPETPKETPIEREIRLAQEREADLREQRGLRRGTDHQELVEIPARPLLTKVSLITTPRRERGRPSLYVQRDMVQETQREEDHRREGLQVGRASTPDWVSEDPQPGLRRALSSDSILSPAPDARAADPAPEVRKVNRIPPDAYQPYLSPGNPQLELSAFGAFGKPSSFSTVEAKATASPKATMSPRHLSESSGKPLSTKQKPSKPAQGSLQANRGVVRWEYFRLRPLRFKAPDEPQQAQVPRGWGQEVAGAPALRLQKSQSSDLLERERESVLRREREVAEERRNALFPEVFSPTPDENCDQDSRSSSQASGITGSYSVSESPFFSPIHLHSSLAWTAEDSVDGASPGQRKKEQWYAGIDPSDGINSEVLEAIRVTRHKNAMAERWESRIYASEEDD, via the exons ATGGACCGCGTGACCAGATACCCCATCCTGGGCATCCCGCAGACACACCGTGCCACCGGCCTGGTGCTGGATGGAGACACCAGCTACGCATACCATCTGGTGTGCACGGGCCCCGAGGCCAGCGGCTGGGGCCAGGATGAGCCGCAGACATGGTCCACTGACCACAAGGCCCAGCAGGGCGTGGGGAGGCGGGGGGTGTCCTACAGCGTGCATGCCTACCCTGGCCAGCCGTCCCCACGGGGACTCCACTCGGAGGACGGGGAGGATGAGGGTTCGAAGGTTTACCGCCTGGGCACCAGGGATGCCCACCAGGGACGCTCAACACGGACCCTCCGCCCGGAGGACGAGGAGGACGAGGAGATGAAGATGTACCACCTGGATGCTGGGGACACCGTCCCCAGGAGGCCACGCGACCTGGAGCGGGAGCGCTGGGCCGTCATCCAGGGCCAGGCAGTCAGGAAGAGTGGCACCGTGGCCACGCTCCAGGGCGCCCCTGACCACGGAGACCCCAGGACCCCCGGCCCACCTCGGTCCACGCCCCTGGAGGAGAACGCAGTTGACAGGGAGCAGATTGACTTCCTGGCAGCGAGACAGCAGTTCCTGAGTCTGGAGCAGGCGAACAAGGAGGTCCCTCATAGCTCCCCGGCCAGGGGGGCCCCCACAGGCACATCCCCAGGGGTCAGCCAGGCCCCCAAGGCCTTCCACAAGCCCCACCTGGCCAACGGGCATGTAGTCCCCATCAAGCCCCAGGTGAAGGGGGCGGTCAGGGAAGAGAACAAGGTGCGTGCCGTGCCCACCTGGGCCAGTGTCCAAGTTGTGGATGACCCTGGCTCCCTGGCCCCAGTGGAGTCCCCGGAGACCCCCAAGGAGACGCCCATCGAGCGGGAGATCCGACTGGCTCAGGAGCGTGAGGCAGACCTGCGAGAGCAGAGGGGGCTTCGGCGGGGAACCGACCACCAGGAGCTGGTGGAAATCCCAGCCAGGCCACTGCTGACCAAGGTGAGCCTGATCACAACCCCACGGCGGGAGAGAGGGCGCCCGTCCCTCTACGTGCAGCGGGACATGGTACAGGAGACACAGCGCGAGGAAGACCACCGGCGGGAGGGCCTGCAGGTGGGCCGGGCGTCCACACCCGACTGGGTCTCGGAGGATCCCCAGCCCGGACTCCGGAGAGCCCTCAGCTCGGACTCCATCCTCAGTCCAGCCCCAGATGCCCGTGCGGCTGACCCAGCTCCAGAAGTGAGGAAGGTAAACCGTATCCCACCTGATGCCTACCAGCCCTACCTGAGCCCCGGGAACCCCCAGCTAGAATTATCAGCCTTCGGAGCATTCGGCAAGCCCAGCAGCTTCTCCACGGTGGAGGCCAAGGCTACAGCTTCACCAAAGGCCACGATGTCCCCCAGGCACCTCTCAGAATCCTCCGGAAAACCCCTGAGCACAAAGCAGAAGCCATCGAAGCCTGCTCAGGGATCCCTGCAAGCCAACAGGGGTGTCGTGAGGTGGGAGTACTTCCGCCTGCGTCCTCTGCGGTTCAAGGCCCCAGACGAACCCCAGCAGGCCCAAGTTCCCCGTGGCTGGGGCCAGGAGGTGGCCGGGGCCCCGGCCTTGAGGCTGCAGAAGTCCCAGTCATCTGACCTGctggaaagggagagggagagtgtCCTGCGCCGGGAGCGAGAGGTGGCAGAGGAGCGGAGGAATGCTCTCTTCCCAGAGGTGTTCTCCCCAACGCCAGATGAGAACTGTGACCAGGACTCCAGGAGCTCCTCCCAGGCATCTG GCATCACAGGCAGTTACTCCGTGTCCGAGTCTCCCTTCTTCAGCCCCATCCacctgcactcaagcctggcgtGGACAGCGGAAGATTCAGTGGACGGTGCTTCTCCCGGGCAGAGAAAGAAGGAGCAGTGG TACGCTGGCATCGACCCCTCGGATGGTATTAACTCAGAG GTCCTGGAAGCCATACGGGTGACCCGTCACAAGAACGCCATGGCAGAGCGCTGGGAATCCCGCATCTACGCCAGTGAGGAGGATGACTGA